One genomic segment of Cellulophaga sp. HaHaR_3_176 includes these proteins:
- the mscL gene encoding large conductance mechanosensitive channel protein MscL has protein sequence MKNFIEEFKKFAIKGNLMDMAIGIIIGTAFNNVVNILVKKVVMPPFSLLTDDVNLHDKKFILREATEKVDEVAIGYGELIEVSIDFLIVALTIFVVIKFFNRFKSKSEDPKNSEVETPKNIQLLSNMERLLEEQNELLRKSQK, from the coding sequence TTGAAAAATTTTATAGAAGAGTTTAAGAAGTTCGCCATTAAAGGTAATTTGATGGATATGGCTATCGGTATTATAATTGGTACGGCGTTTAATAACGTGGTTAATATTTTGGTTAAAAAGGTTGTGATGCCTCCTTTTTCTCTTTTAACGGATGATGTTAATCTTCATGATAAGAAATTTATTTTGCGTGAAGCAACTGAAAAAGTAGATGAAGTTGCAATTGGTTATGGTGAGCTTATAGAGGTTTCTATTGACTTTTTGATTGTTGCTTTAACAATATTTGTTGTAATAAAGTTTTTTAATAGGTTTAAATCGAAATCAGAAGACCCAAAAAACAGCGAAGTAGAAACTCCTAAAAACATACAATTACTATCAAATATGGAGCGTTTGCTTGAAGAGCAAAATGAATTGCTTCGAAAAAGTCAAAAATAA
- a CDS encoding DNA gyrase/topoisomerase IV subunit A: protein MEDNEELNEEHLESQDSSQDALTKVTGMYKDWFLDYASYVILERAVPAIEDGFKPVQRRIMHALKELDDGRYNKVANVVGHTMQYHPHGDASIADAMVQIGQKDLLIDTQGNWGNILTGDRAAASRYIEARLSKFGLEVVFSPKITEWQSSYDGRKKEPVNLPVKFPLLLAQGAEGIAVGLSTKVLPHNFIELIDASIKHLKGQKFTIYPDFPTSGIIDVTNYNDGLRGGKIRVRAKIAQLDKNTLVINEIPYGTNTSSLIDSILKANEKGKIRVRKIEDNTAADVEILIHLPSGLSPDKTIDALYAFTACESSISPLGCIIEDNKPLFTGVSEMLRRSTDYTVELLRQELEVQLSELEDQWHFASLERIFIENRIYRDIEEEETWEGVIQAIDKGLKPHTGHLKRAVTEEDIVRLTEIRIKRISKFDIDKAQQLIDSLDARIAEVKHHLANLIEFTINYFKNLKEKYGKDRERKSEIRVFDDIEATKVAIRNTKLYVNREEGFVGTSLKRDEYVADCSDIDDIIVMTKQGEMMIAKVDSKIFVGKNIIHVAVFKKKDKRTIYNMVYKDGKSGPSYIKRFNVTAVTRDKIYDLTNGSPNSDVLYFSENPNGEAEVITVLLRQAGSIKKLKWDVDFSDILIKGRASKGNVVTKYPVKRIELKEKGVSTLKPRKIWFDDVVRRLNVDGRGELLGEFKGEDLLLVITQKGVAKTFAPELTAHFDEDMIVLEKWNPKKPISAAYFDGEKEKYYVKRFLIENENKEDLFISEHPKTYLELVSTDWRPVVEIEFVKPRGKDAKPNQVVDIEDFISVKGFKALGNQLTADKVKNMNALESLEFIEEEVVEEKLKSLKSDDEDKNDDEVKEGESSDDKDEDGSQATLF, encoded by the coding sequence ATGGAAGATAACGAAGAACTGAACGAAGAACATTTAGAAAGCCAAGACAGCTCACAAGACGCCTTAACCAAGGTGACGGGTATGTATAAAGATTGGTTTTTGGATTATGCTTCATATGTAATTTTAGAACGTGCTGTACCAGCGATTGAAGATGGATTTAAGCCAGTGCAAAGGCGTATAATGCATGCTTTGAAAGAGTTAGATGATGGGCGTTATAATAAAGTAGCAAACGTTGTTGGGCACACAATGCAGTATCACCCCCATGGTGATGCCAGTATTGCGGATGCCATGGTGCAAATTGGCCAGAAAGATTTGCTGATAGATACTCAGGGTAACTGGGGTAATATTTTAACAGGAGATAGAGCTGCAGCGTCAAGATATATTGAGGCTAGGTTGTCAAAATTTGGTTTAGAGGTGGTTTTTAGTCCTAAAATTACGGAATGGCAATCTTCTTACGATGGTAGAAAAAAAGAACCTGTAAATTTACCGGTTAAGTTCCCGTTGTTGCTTGCGCAAGGAGCAGAAGGTATAGCTGTTGGTTTATCAACAAAAGTTTTACCACATAATTTTATAGAATTAATAGATGCTTCAATAAAGCATCTGAAAGGTCAAAAATTCACAATATATCCTGACTTTCCAACTTCTGGAATTATAGATGTTACAAACTATAATGACGGACTTAGAGGTGGTAAAATTCGAGTGCGAGCTAAAATAGCTCAATTAGATAAGAATACACTGGTTATAAATGAGATACCTTATGGTACTAATACATCTTCTTTAATAGATTCTATATTAAAAGCTAACGAAAAAGGTAAAATAAGAGTTCGTAAAATTGAAGATAATACAGCTGCAGATGTTGAAATTTTAATCCATTTACCATCAGGTTTATCACCTGATAAAACAATAGATGCTTTATATGCTTTTACGGCTTGTGAATCTTCAATTTCTCCGTTAGGTTGTATTATTGAAGATAATAAACCTTTATTTACAGGAGTGTCAGAAATGTTAAGACGTTCAACAGATTATACGGTTGAGCTGTTAAGGCAAGAATTAGAGGTTCAGTTGAGTGAGTTAGAAGATCAGTGGCATTTTGCTTCTTTGGAGCGAATTTTTATTGAAAATAGGATATATAGAGATATTGAAGAAGAGGAGACTTGGGAAGGTGTTATTCAGGCAATTGACAAAGGATTAAAACCGCATACAGGGCATTTAAAAAGAGCTGTTACGGAAGAAGATATAGTTCGTCTTACTGAAATTAGAATTAAACGTATTTCTAAATTTGATATTGATAAAGCGCAGCAGTTAATTGATAGTTTGGATGCTAGGATTGCAGAAGTGAAACATCATTTAGCTAATTTGATTGAGTTTACTATTAATTACTTTAAAAATTTAAAAGAAAAGTACGGTAAAGACCGTGAACGTAAATCAGAGATTCGAGTTTTTGATGATATTGAGGCAACGAAGGTTGCAATCAGAAATACAAAACTTTACGTTAATAGAGAAGAAGGTTTTGTTGGTACATCTTTGAAAAGAGATGAATATGTTGCGGATTGCAGTGATATTGATGATATTATTGTAATGACAAAGCAAGGTGAAATGATGATAGCTAAAGTTGATTCTAAGATTTTTGTTGGGAAAAACATTATTCACGTTGCTGTATTTAAGAAAAAGGATAAAAGAACCATTTATAATATGGTTTATAAAGACGGGAAATCTGGGCCTAGTTATATCAAAAGATTCAATGTAACGGCTGTAACTCGAGATAAAATCTATGATCTTACCAATGGTAGCCCTAATTCTGATGTATTGTATTTTTCAGAAAACCCTAATGGAGAGGCTGAAGTTATTACAGTGCTTTTAAGGCAAGCAGGTAGTATTAAAAAACTAAAGTGGGATGTTGATTTTTCTGATATTTTAATAAAAGGAAGGGCGTCAAAAGGAAATGTTGTTACGAAATACCCAGTTAAGCGAATTGAGCTAAAAGAGAAAGGTGTTTCAACCTTAAAACCACGTAAAATTTGGTTTGATGATGTTGTTAGAAGGCTTAATGTGGATGGAAGAGGAGAGTTATTGGGAGAGTTTAAAGGAGAAGATTTACTGTTGGTTATAACTCAAAAAGGTGTTGCTAAAACTTTTGCTCCAGAATTGACAGCACATTTTGATGAAGATATGATTGTTCTTGAAAAATGGAATCCTAAAAAACCAATTTCTGCAGCTTATTTTGATGGTGAAAAAGAGAAATATTACGTTAAAAGATTTTTGATTGAAAATGAAAATAAGGAAGATTTGTTTATTTCAGAGCACCCTAAAACGTATTTAGAGTTAGTTTCTACGGATTGGAGACCGGTTGTGGAAATAGAATTTGTAAAACCTAGGGGGAAAGATGCTAAACCTAATCAAGTTGTTGATATTGAGGATTTTATATCAGTTAAAGGTTTTAAAGCTTTAGGTAATCAATTAACGGCGGACAAGGTTAAAAACATGAACGCATTAGAATCTTTGGAGTTTATTGAGGAAGAGGTTGTAGAGGAAAAACTTAAATCTTTGAAGTCAGATGATGAGGATAAAAATGATGATGAAGTTAAAGAAGGGGAATCATCAGATGATAAAGATGAAGATGGCTCACAGGCTACATTATTTTAA
- a CDS encoding DNA topoisomerase IV subunit B, translated as MSENTQYTEDNIRSLDWKEHIRLRPGMYIGKLGDGSSADDGIYILLKEVIDNCIDEFVMGSGRTIDIAIKENLVSVRDYGRGIPLGKVVDVVSKMNTGGKYDSRAFKKSVGLNGVGTKAVNALSTFFKVESSRDNQLKTAEFHQGNLVQEEGPESTSKRKGTKVSFIPDEVIFKKYKYRNEYIERMLKNYVYLNPGLTIVFNGEKFYSENGLKDLLEDNNNVEDMLYPVIHLKGDDIEVAITHSKTQYSEEYHSFVNGQHTTQGGTHQSAFREAIARTIRDFYGKNYEASDIRKSIISAIAIKVMEPVFESQTKTKLGSTDMGGEFPTVRTYINDFIGTKLDNYLHKNPDTAEKLQRKIMQAEKERKELSGIRKLARDRAKKSNLHNKKLRDCRVHLGDTKNDRYLESTLFITEGDSASGSITKSRDVNTQAVFSLRGKPLNSYGMSKKIVYENEEFNLLQAALNIEDSMEDLRYNNIVIATDADVDGMHIRLLLITFFLQFFPELIKENHLYILQTPLFRVRNKKKTFYCYSPEEKQDAINELSGKAEITRFKGLGEISPDEFKHFIGGDIRLEPVMLDKNMSIESLLEFYMGKNTPDRQKFIIENLKVELDLIEDN; from the coding sequence ATGTCAGAAAATACTCAATATACAGAAGATAATATCCGTTCGCTTGATTGGAAAGAGCATATTCGTTTACGTCCAGGAATGTATATCGGTAAATTGGGAGATGGATCATCTGCCGATGATGGTATTTATATCCTTCTAAAAGAGGTTATAGATAACTGTATTGATGAGTTTGTAATGGGGTCTGGTAGAACTATTGATATAGCGATAAAAGAAAATCTTGTTTCTGTTCGTGATTATGGTAGAGGAATTCCATTAGGTAAAGTTGTAGATGTAGTGTCTAAAATGAATACTGGTGGTAAGTATGATTCTAGAGCGTTTAAGAAGTCTGTTGGTTTAAATGGGGTAGGTACTAAGGCAGTAAATGCTTTGTCAACGTTTTTTAAAGTAGAATCGTCTAGAGATAACCAATTAAAAACAGCAGAGTTTCATCAAGGTAATTTAGTACAGGAAGAAGGTCCGGAAAGTACTTCGAAAAGAAAAGGAACTAAAGTTTCTTTTATTCCAGATGAAGTAATTTTTAAAAAATATAAGTACAGAAATGAGTACATAGAGCGAATGCTTAAAAACTATGTGTACTTAAATCCTGGTTTGACTATAGTTTTTAATGGTGAAAAATTCTATTCAGAAAACGGACTTAAAGATCTTTTAGAGGATAATAACAATGTCGAGGATATGTTATACCCTGTTATACATTTAAAAGGTGATGATATTGAAGTTGCTATTACACATAGTAAAACCCAATACAGTGAAGAATATCATTCTTTTGTAAACGGGCAGCATACAACACAGGGAGGTACACATCAATCAGCATTTAGAGAGGCAATAGCTCGTACTATTCGTGATTTTTATGGCAAAAATTATGAAGCTTCAGATATTCGAAAATCTATTATATCAGCGATAGCTATAAAAGTAATGGAGCCTGTTTTTGAAAGTCAAACTAAAACAAAATTAGGTTCTACTGATATGGGAGGTGAGTTTCCTACGGTAAGAACCTATATAAATGATTTTATAGGTACAAAATTAGATAACTATTTACATAAAAATCCAGACACTGCAGAAAAGTTGCAACGAAAGATAATGCAAGCAGAGAAGGAGCGTAAAGAACTATCAGGTATTCGTAAGTTAGCCAGAGATAGAGCTAAAAAGTCGAACCTGCATAATAAAAAATTACGTGATTGTAGAGTTCATTTAGGTGATACAAAAAACGATAGATATTTAGAGAGTACGCTTTTTATAACAGAGGGAGATTCAGCTTCTGGTTCAATTACAAAGTCTAGAGATGTGAATACGCAAGCTGTTTTCAGTCTTAGAGGTAAGCCTTTAAACTCGTACGGTATGTCTAAAAAGATTGTATACGAAAACGAAGAATTTAATTTATTACAAGCAGCATTAAATATTGAAGATTCTATGGAAGATTTGCGTTACAATAATATTGTAATAGCAACTGATGCCGATGTCGATGGTATGCACATTCGTTTATTATTGATTACATTTTTTCTTCAGTTTTTTCCTGAATTGATAAAAGAGAATCATTTGTATATTTTGCAAACACCTTTATTTAGAGTGCGTAATAAAAAGAAAACCTTTTACTGTTATTCTCCAGAAGAAAAGCAAGATGCAATAAATGAGCTTTCAGGAAAAGCAGAGATAACTCGATTTAAAGGTTTGGGTGAAATTTCTCCAGATGAGTTTAAGCACTTCATTGGTGGCGATATTCGATTAGAGCCTGTGATGTTAGATAAAAACATGTCTATTGAAAGTTTACTTGAATTTTATATGGGTAAAAACACACCAGACAGACAAAAATTTATCATAGAAAATCTTAAAGTAGAATTAGATTTAATAGAAGATAATTAA
- a CDS encoding DMT family transporter produces the protein MFDKISSKTIGFVFAIIGIILFSAKAVMVKLAYNFQIDYLTLLLFRMVFSLPFYIAIAFWKKPVAIQSRKTKDWVWLFFFGFIGYYLASLFDFMGLQYIKAGLERIILFVYPTIVVLISYLFLKKVITKNQIIAILITYVGVLVTFWDELAVQSDDVVIGGFLILLSAAAYASYLVGSGWLIPKFGVLKFTSYAMMVSTFCVVVHYILQGDFNLFDYPSEVYVLGLSMAVFSTLIPSFLVSAAIERLGASTFSIFGSLGPISTILLAFFFLNESVSVIQLVGMCVVILGVSFVSKKRKHN, from the coding sequence ATGTTTGATAAAATATCTTCAAAAACAATAGGTTTCGTATTTGCAATTATAGGAATAATCTTATTTTCTGCAAAGGCTGTAATGGTTAAATTAGCCTATAATTTCCAAATTGATTATTTAACACTTTTATTATTTAGAATGGTTTTTTCTTTACCATTTTATATAGCAATTGCTTTTTGGAAAAAACCAGTAGCTATTCAGTCTAGAAAAACAAAAGATTGGGTTTGGCTATTTTTCTTTGGTTTTATTGGGTATTATTTGGCGAGCTTATTTGATTTTATGGGGTTACAGTACATAAAAGCGGGTCTAGAGCGTATAATCTTATTTGTGTACCCAACAATCGTGGTTTTAATTTCTTATTTGTTTTTAAAGAAAGTAATAACCAAAAATCAAATAATAGCAATATTAATTACTTATGTAGGGGTTTTAGTTACATTTTGGGATGAATTAGCAGTGCAAAGTGATGATGTAGTAATTGGAGGTTTTTTAATTCTTTTAAGTGCTGCAGCGTACGCTTCTTACTTGGTAGGAAGTGGTTGGTTGATTCCTAAATTTGGTGTACTGAAGTTTACTTCATATGCAATGATGGTTTCTACTTTTTGTGTTGTTGTGCATTATATTCTTCAAGGAGATTTTAATTTATTTGATTATCCATCAGAAGTTTACGTTTTAGGATTGTCTATGGCTGTTTTTTCAACATTAATTCCTTCTTTTTTAGTTTCAGCAGCAATTGAGAGGCTTGGTGCATCAACTTTTTCAATATTTGGCAGTTTGGGGCCGATTTCAACTATTTTATTAGCATTTTTCTTTTTAAATGAGAGTGTAAGTGTTATTCAACTGGTAGGTATGTGTGTTGTTATTTTAGGAGTTTCATTTGTTTCAAAAAAAAGAAAGCATAATTAG
- the ychF gene encoding redox-regulated ATPase YchF: protein MKAGIVGLPNVGKSTLFNCLSNAKAQSANFPFCTIEPNIGVVNVPDTRIQKLEELVNPERVLPATVEIVDIAGLVKGASKGEGLGNQFLGNIRETDAILHVLRCFDNDNIVHVDGSVDPIRDKETIDMELQLKDLETVDKKLEKVKRAAKTGNKEAQKEEAILLQIKTGLEAGTSVRALDFAKEDHKEFVYPLQFITDKPVMYVCNVDEDAAVNGNAYVDKVKEAVAGENAEVIFLAVGTEADITELETYEERKMFLEDLGLSEPGSGKLIRGAYKLLNLETYFTAGVKEVRAWTIPVGATAPQAAGVIHTDFEKGFIRAEVIAYDDYVSFGSESKVKEAGKMRVEGKEYIVKDGDVMHFRFNV from the coding sequence ATGAAAGCAGGAATCGTAGGATTGCCAAACGTAGGTAAATCCACCCTTTTTAATTGTTTGTCTAACGCAAAAGCACAAAGTGCAAACTTCCCTTTTTGTACTATAGAACCTAATATAGGAGTAGTAAATGTTCCTGATACAAGGATACAGAAATTAGAAGAATTAGTAAATCCAGAGCGAGTTTTGCCTGCGACAGTTGAAATTGTTGATATTGCAGGTCTTGTAAAAGGAGCTAGTAAAGGAGAAGGTTTAGGAAATCAATTTTTAGGAAACATTAGAGAAACAGATGCTATTTTGCATGTGTTACGTTGTTTTGATAATGATAATATAGTACATGTTGATGGTTCTGTTGATCCTATTAGGGATAAAGAGACTATAGATATGGAGTTGCAGTTAAAAGATTTAGAAACTGTAGATAAAAAGCTTGAAAAAGTAAAGAGGGCTGCTAAAACAGGTAATAAAGAGGCGCAAAAAGAAGAAGCTATTTTATTGCAAATTAAAACTGGTTTAGAGGCAGGTACATCGGTAAGAGCTTTAGATTTCGCAAAAGAAGATCATAAAGAGTTTGTTTATCCTTTGCAGTTTATTACAGATAAACCTGTAATGTATGTTTGTAATGTAGATGAAGATGCAGCTGTAAATGGTAATGCATATGTAGATAAGGTTAAAGAGGCTGTGGCAGGTGAAAATGCTGAAGTTATATTTTTAGCAGTAGGTACTGAGGCAGATATTACAGAATTAGAGACTTATGAGGAACGTAAAATGTTCTTAGAAGATTTAGGTTTGTCAGAGCCAGGTTCTGGTAAATTAATTCGTGGTGCTTACAAATTATTAAATTTAGAAACTTATTTTACTGCGGGCGTTAAAGAAGTGCGAGCTTGGACTATTCCTGTAGGAGCAACAGCACCTCAAGCTGCTGGTGTAATTCATACTGATTTTGAAAAAGGGTTTATTAGAGCCGAAGTTATCGCTTATGATGACTATGTTTCTTTCGGGAGTGAGTCTAAAGTGAAAGAAGCTGGTAAAATGCGTGTAGAAGGTAAAGAATACATCGTTAAAGATGGTGATGTAATGCATTTTAGATTTAACGTATAA
- a CDS encoding RNA polymerase sigma factor translates to MLDNKGETLWFLFLEGNANAFSSIFKMYYASLHSYGLKICGNTEVTEDSLQNFFIYLYENRNTIGKVNNIKAYLFVSFRRALFTHLKKERIFTELDSKNAIDTNFEFSHEELTIKHEFSIAQRNVVINILNTLSPREREVIYLKYYSSLNTSDISEAMDISYQSVSNTLQKAFSKLRKTIENDMLSSILKK, encoded by the coding sequence ATGTTAGATAATAAAGGAGAAACTTTATGGTTTTTATTTCTAGAAGGAAATGCCAATGCGTTCTCTTCTATATTTAAGATGTACTATGCTTCTTTACATAGTTATGGACTAAAAATTTGTGGTAATACAGAGGTCACAGAAGATTCTCTTCAAAATTTCTTTATCTATTTATATGAAAACAGAAATACGATAGGTAAAGTAAATAATATTAAAGCATATTTATTTGTTTCTTTCAGAAGAGCTTTGTTTACACACTTAAAAAAAGAAAGAATTTTTACTGAATTAGATTCAAAAAATGCTATTGATACTAATTTTGAGTTTTCTCATGAAGAATTAACTATAAAACATGAGTTCTCTATAGCTCAAAGAAATGTTGTTATTAATATTTTAAACACACTATCCCCTCGCGAGCGTGAAGTAATTTACTTAAAATATTATAGCTCATTAAACACTTCTGATATATCAGAAGCTATGGATATTTCTTATCAGAGCGTTTCAAACACACTTCAAAAAGCTTTTTCTAAACTTAGAAAAACAATAGAAAACGACATGCTTTCGTCAATTTTAAAAAAATAA
- a CDS encoding FecR family protein: protein MEESKQHFLENLLNDTSFNNWVFKSNRNDIAFWNNWILDNPEYIDTIYNARDIIKGIDFEEKELSSDFINDKFDLVFEKIQSNTLERSKKNKASKSSNKKLIGFSVLLVASFIILFSIVNTLNFNTEVIHKTGFGEIINLKLPDGTTVVLNGNSQLKYEKGNSRDVFLDGEAYFKVKSKPSTKAKFWVTTNDLKVEVFGTHFNVNTRNEKTNVLLDEGSINLLLENGGSKKMNPGEIVSYSKINEILLHEKINSDFNYALWRDGTYIFNNISLNKVMKYIEDAYGISSEFIDEETKNIKLTGGIPNENLKICIDAIQKSTGITIIEKENKLLIIKD, encoded by the coding sequence ATGGAAGAAAGCAAACAACATTTTTTAGAAAACCTTTTAAATGACACCTCTTTTAACAATTGGGTTTTTAAAAGCAATAGAAATGATATTGCATTTTGGAATAACTGGATATTAGACAACCCAGAATATATTGATACCATCTATAATGCCAGAGATATTATTAAAGGAATTGATTTTGAAGAAAAAGAATTAAGCTCCGATTTTATTAATGATAAGTTTGATTTAGTTTTTGAAAAAATACAATCGAATACATTAGAGAGGTCTAAGAAAAATAAAGCATCAAAAAGCTCTAATAAAAAATTAATTGGTTTTAGTGTTCTTTTAGTCGCTTCCTTTATTATTTTATTTTCAATAGTAAATACTTTAAATTTTAATACAGAGGTAATTCACAAAACTGGATTTGGTGAAATTATCAATCTAAAATTACCTGATGGCACTACTGTTGTTTTAAATGGTAATTCTCAATTAAAATATGAAAAAGGAAACTCTAGAGATGTTTTTTTAGATGGGGAAGCTTATTTTAAAGTAAAATCTAAACCTTCAACTAAAGCTAAGTTTTGGGTTACTACAAATGATTTAAAAGTTGAAGTTTTTGGGACACACTTTAATGTGAATACCCGAAATGAAAAAACAAATGTATTGCTAGATGAAGGCTCCATAAACCTTCTACTAGAGAATGGTGGTTCTAAAAAAATGAATCCAGGAGAAATAGTCTCTTATTCAAAAATAAATGAAATTTTACTTCACGAAAAAATTAACAGCGATTTCAATTATGCACTTTGGAGAGACGGTACATACATTTTTAACAACATCTCTTTAAATAAGGTTATGAAATATATTGAAGATGCTTATGGTATATCGTCTGAATTTATTGATGAAGAAACTAAAAACATCAAGCTAACTGGAGGTATTCCTAATGAAAATTTAAAAATATGTATCGATGCAATTCAAAAATCGACAGGCATTACCATTATAGAAAAAGAAAATAAATTGTTAATAATTAAAGATTAA